A stretch of the Nissabacter sp. SGAir0207 genome encodes the following:
- a CDS encoding DUF378 domain-containing protein produces the protein MKALNTIALLLLIIGGLNWLLVGLFQFDLVAVIFGGQTAILSRIVYIIVGLCALYCLALLPRIRSHTVTSTTTTRL, from the coding sequence ATGAAAGCACTGAATACCATCGCTCTGTTGCTGCTCATTATTGGCGGCTTGAACTGGTTACTGGTCGGCCTGTTCCAATTTGATCTGGTCGCGGTTATTTTCGGTGGCCAAACGGCGATACTCTCACGCATTGTTTACATCATTGTTGGCCTGTGCGCGCTCTACTGCCTGGCGCTGTTGCCACGCATCCGCTCGCATACCGTCACATCGACCACCACCACTCGCCTCTAA
- a CDS encoding DsrE family protein, with protein sequence MNAPKDEPGFWQTPTIDGYGPVHYWDDVAYRPSVGNGDPYKIVFFINKQEVGPDQINEGLDRVARAVNLYVASGVPLDQLKFVAVLTGGATPATLNNEQFHKINGFDNPNLPLIEKLRKVGVDISVCDQSVAAHHYDRTWVDKSVTQALSGLTTVTTLEHQGYSFMPL encoded by the coding sequence ATGAATGCACCTAAGGATGAACCGGGCTTCTGGCAAACGCCAACTATCGATGGTTACGGCCCTGTACACTATTGGGATGATGTGGCTTATCGCCCAAGCGTGGGCAATGGCGATCCTTACAAGATCGTCTTCTTTATTAATAAACAGGAAGTGGGGCCAGACCAAATTAACGAGGGGCTGGATCGCGTTGCGCGCGCCGTGAACCTCTATGTGGCCTCTGGCGTGCCGCTGGACCAGCTGAAGTTTGTGGCCGTGCTGACCGGCGGTGCCACGCCAGCCACCCTGAACAATGAGCAGTTCCACAAGATTAACGGCTTCGATAACCCGAACCTGCCGCTGATTGAGAAACTGCGCAAGGTAGGGGTGGATATCTCCGTCTGTGACCAGTCAGTAGCGGCGCACCACTATGACCGCACCTGGGTGGATAAGAGTGTGACACAGGCGCTCTCCGGCCTGACCACCGTCACCACCCTGGAGCATCAGGGCTACTCCTTTATGCCGCTGTAA
- a CDS encoding beta-glucosidase encodes MTDSAQQEQQVYQASAPADRQAAELVSKMTLDEKIMLVHTPVGFALGDRPKPEGAVGSAAYTPAIPRLGIPGLQESDASLGVANPAGVRPDDRMTALPSGLLSASTFSPTLARRTGELLGEEAHARGFNVLLAGGMNLIREPRNGRNFEYLSEDPLLTGLMAGETVAGIQSRHVVSTVKHYALNAQETGRVQADSVLAEGAARESDLLAFQLALETGQPGAIMPGYNKINGEYASENAFLLNRVLKGDWRYPGWVMSDWGATHSTEKAVMAGLDQQSGEELDKAVFFGQPLKEAVESGKVPMARLDDMVRRIVRSLIAVDGLRHPPQPRPSDEASHAAVAQEVARQGMVLLKNSGGQLPINAEVKRIAVIGGYADKGVISGGGSSQVIPAGSQRAPTPFKSVFTDTMVLHPSSPLTALRAAFPQAEVSWDDGADPARAAAQAKAAEVAIVFAWQWQAEGTDVRDLSLPNHQDALIEAVSAARPGTVVVLQTGGPVKMPWLDQVGAVLEAWYPGSRGGEAIADILSGRVSPAGRLPVTFPAAESQLPRHSLPDPDSTTAMPGQPLKQDIRVDYNIEGADVGYRWFEREALKPLFPFGYGLTYSRFHYHNLKVEPVAGGGMRLRLTVVNNGNRTATDTPQFYLSNGSSDHGFVKRLVGWQRVTLKPGESSEVAVEVDPRLVARWDTGQVKWHIYRGDYQVVAGAHAMDEALSTTVHLPEAWLPIGGRSQ; translated from the coding sequence ATGACGGACAGTGCGCAGCAGGAACAACAGGTGTATCAGGCCAGCGCCCCGGCCGACCGGCAGGCGGCAGAGCTGGTCAGCAAGATGACGCTCGATGAGAAGATCATGCTGGTGCACACGCCAGTGGGTTTTGCGCTCGGCGATCGCCCGAAACCTGAGGGCGCGGTGGGGTCGGCGGCCTATACGCCCGCCATCCCACGGCTGGGCATCCCCGGTTTGCAGGAGAGCGATGCCAGCCTTGGCGTCGCCAACCCGGCGGGCGTGCGCCCGGACGATCGCATGACTGCCCTGCCATCGGGCTTGCTGAGTGCCTCTACCTTCTCACCGACGCTGGCGCGCCGCACCGGCGAGCTGCTGGGGGAGGAGGCCCACGCTCGTGGATTTAACGTGCTGCTGGCAGGCGGGATGAACCTGATCCGCGAACCGCGCAATGGCCGCAATTTCGAGTACCTGAGTGAAGACCCGCTGCTGACGGGCCTGATGGCCGGTGAGACGGTGGCTGGCATCCAGAGCCGCCACGTGGTCTCCACCGTCAAGCACTATGCGCTGAACGCACAGGAGACGGGCCGGGTGCAGGCGGACTCGGTACTGGCGGAGGGCGCGGCGCGTGAGTCCGACCTGCTGGCGTTCCAGCTGGCGCTGGAGACGGGGCAGCCGGGTGCCATCATGCCGGGCTACAACAAGATCAACGGTGAGTACGCCTCCGAAAATGCCTTCCTGCTGAACCGGGTGCTGAAGGGTGACTGGCGCTATCCCGGCTGGGTGATGTCGGATTGGGGCGCGACCCACTCCACGGAGAAGGCGGTGATGGCCGGGCTGGACCAACAGTCCGGCGAGGAGCTGGATAAGGCGGTGTTCTTCGGCCAGCCACTGAAAGAGGCGGTGGAGTCCGGCAAGGTGCCGATGGCGCGGCTGGATGACATGGTACGCCGCATCGTGCGTAGCCTGATTGCCGTAGATGGCCTGCGCCACCCGCCGCAGCCACGCCCGTCAGATGAGGCGTCCCACGCTGCCGTCGCGCAGGAGGTGGCGCGTCAGGGCATGGTGCTGCTGAAAAACAGCGGCGGCCAGTTGCCCATCAATGCGGAGGTCAAACGCATCGCGGTGATTGGCGGCTATGCCGACAAGGGCGTCATCTCCGGCGGTGGCTCCAGCCAGGTGATCCCGGCGGGCAGCCAGCGTGCGCCAACGCCCTTCAAGAGCGTCTTCACGGATACTATGGTGCTGCACCCCTCATCGCCGCTGACGGCATTGCGGGCGGCGTTCCCACAGGCAGAGGTGAGCTGGGATGACGGCGCTGACCCGGCGCGCGCCGCCGCACAGGCCAAGGCCGCCGAGGTGGCGATTGTGTTCGCCTGGCAGTGGCAGGCGGAGGGCACCGACGTGCGTGACCTGTCACTGCCGAACCATCAGGATGCGCTGATTGAGGCGGTAAGCGCCGCCCGCCCCGGCACGGTGGTGGTACTGCAAACCGGCGGCCCGGTGAAGATGCCGTGGCTGGATCAGGTGGGCGCGGTGTTGGAGGCGTGGTATCCCGGCAGCCGGGGCGGCGAGGCTATCGCTGACATCCTGAGCGGGCGGGTTTCGCCCGCTGGCCGCCTGCCGGTCACCTTCCCGGCGGCGGAGTCACAGTTGCCGCGCCATAGCCTGCCCGATCCTGACAGCACCACCGCCATGCCCGGCCAGCCGCTGAAGCAGGATATCCGGGTTGACTACAACATTGAGGGGGCGGATGTCGGCTACCGTTGGTTTGAGCGCGAGGCGCTGAAACCGCTGTTCCCGTTTGGCTACGGCCTGACCTACAGCCGCTTCCACTACCACAACCTGAAGGTGGAGCCGGTGGCGGGCGGTGGGATGCGCCTGCGGCTGACGGTGGTCAACAATGGCAACCGCACCGCCACCGATACGCCGCAGTTCTACCTGAGCAACGGCAGCAGCGACCACGGTTTCGTCAAGCGGCTGGTGGGCTGGCAGCGCGTGACACTGAAGCCGGGCGAGAGCAGCGAAGTGGCGGTGGAGGTTGATCCACGGCTGGTGGCGCGCTGGGACACCGGGCAGGTGAAGTGGCACATCTACCGGGGTGACTATCAGGTGGTGGCTGGCGCGCACGCGATGGACGAGGCGCTGAGCACCACCGTCCACCTGCCGGAGGCGTGGCTACCCATCGGCGGACGGTCGCAGTAA
- a CDS encoding DUF924 family protein gives MEYEQVLAFWFDEAGEAKWFSKDEQFDQTLRERFGECWQAACRGELSSWRHSLRGRLAEVIVLDQFSRNLARQDAAAWAQDGMALVLSQEAMRQPGWQQLPTRERAFLLMPWMHAESRVIHQQAVALFEALGDAEMAHHARQHREIIERFGRYPHRNARLGRASTPEEARYLKENQLPFF, from the coding sequence ATGGAGTATGAACAGGTACTGGCATTCTGGTTTGATGAGGCCGGTGAGGCGAAATGGTTCAGCAAGGATGAGCAGTTTGACCAGACCCTGCGCGAACGGTTTGGCGAGTGCTGGCAGGCGGCATGTCGTGGCGAACTCTCTTCGTGGCGGCACAGCCTGCGCGGGCGGCTGGCGGAGGTCATCGTGCTGGATCAGTTCTCGCGCAATCTGGCGCGGCAGGATGCGGCGGCCTGGGCGCAGGATGGCATGGCGCTGGTGCTCTCACAGGAGGCAATGCGCCAGCCCGGCTGGCAGCAACTGCCCACGCGGGAACGCGCCTTCCTGTTGATGCCCTGGATGCACGCGGAGTCACGCGTCATCCACCAGCAGGCTGTCGCGCTGTTTGAGGCGTTGGGCGATGCGGAGATGGCGCACCATGCGCGGCAGCACCGGGAGATCATTGAGCGGTTTGGCCGCTACCCGCACCGCAACGCACGGTTGGGCAGGGCATCCACGCCAGAGGAGGCACGCTACCTGAAAGAGAACCAGCTCCCTTTCTTCTAG
- a CDS encoding ATP-binding protein, which produces MMALHTPSQPASPAPALHLFCGKAGAGKSTLAQELARDHGMMLISEDGWLSTLFPAEIASLADYAERATRLKRALAPHLTQLLQHGVMLALDFPMNTAASRAWARDLAEAAGVSAVLHWLDLPDDVCLARVNARNASGEHPYTLSAEQFAQLGRHFEAPHPDEGLTLQPVRHF; this is translated from the coding sequence ATGATGGCACTGCATACCCCGTCACAGCCAGCGTCACCGGCACCGGCATTGCACTTGTTCTGCGGCAAGGCTGGCGCAGGAAAATCCACGCTGGCACAGGAGTTGGCGCGCGATCACGGCATGATGCTGATCAGCGAGGATGGCTGGCTCAGCACCCTGTTCCCGGCGGAGATCGCCTCGCTGGCGGATTACGCCGAGCGCGCCACCCGGCTGAAACGCGCTCTGGCCCCGCATCTCACCCAATTGCTGCAACATGGCGTCATGCTGGCGCTCGACTTCCCGATGAATACCGCTGCCTCACGCGCTTGGGCGCGGGATCTGGCCGAGGCCGCTGGCGTCAGTGCCGTGCTGCACTGGCTCGATCTGCCCGATGACGTCTGTCTGGCGCGCGTCAATGCGCGCAATGCCTCCGGTGAGCACCCCTATACGCTGTCAGCCGAGCAGTTCGCGCAGTTAGGCCGTCATTTTGAAGCCCCGCACCCCGATGAGGGATTGACCCTTCAGCCGGTACGCCATTTTTAA
- a CDS encoding gluconate 2-dehydrogenase subunit 3 family protein, with amino-acid sequence MSKSFSGNSRRDFLLKTITLAPAVAIGASGLGGLAAVKKADAAEDIAPANHEARAYTPTFFTPEEYAFVSAAAARLIPADERGPGAVEAGAPEFIDRQMNTPYATGSNWYMQGPFDPDADPALGYQLPLVPRDVYRLGIAAADEHAKKQYGKVFAELETAQQEEMLGQMEAGKVTFSQVPAKIFFATLLQNTREGFFSDPIHGGNQNMVGWKLIGFPGARADFMDWVERGEAYPFPPVSIRGERA; translated from the coding sequence ATGTCTAAATCATTTTCAGGAAATTCCCGTCGGGATTTCTTGCTGAAAACCATCACGCTGGCACCGGCCGTGGCCATTGGTGCCAGCGGGCTGGGCGGTCTGGCGGCTGTGAAAAAAGCCGATGCGGCGGAAGATATCGCCCCGGCCAACCATGAAGCCAGAGCCTATACCCCCACCTTCTTCACCCCGGAAGAGTATGCCTTTGTCTCCGCGGCCGCTGCCCGCCTGATCCCGGCGGATGAGCGCGGTCCCGGCGCCGTGGAAGCCGGTGCACCGGAGTTCATCGACCGCCAAATGAACACCCCGTATGCAACCGGTTCCAACTGGTACATGCAAGGCCCGTTCGACCCGGACGCCGATCCCGCGCTGGGCTACCAGCTGCCGCTGGTGCCGCGTGACGTCTACCGGCTGGGCATCGCTGCCGCCGATGAGCACGCCAAAAAGCAGTATGGCAAGGTGTTCGCCGAGCTGGAGACGGCGCAGCAGGAGGAGATGCTGGGCCAGATGGAAGCCGGCAAAGTGACCTTCAGCCAGGTGCCAGCGAAGATCTTTTTCGCCACGCTGTTGCAGAACACCCGTGAGGGCTTCTTCAGTGACCCGATCCACGGCGGCAACCAAAATATGGTGGGCTGGAAGCTGATTGGCTTCCCAGGCGCACGGGCAGACTTTATGGACTGGGTGGAACGGGGCGAAGCCTATCCCTTCCCGCCGGTATCAATTCGCGGCGAGAGGGCGTAA
- a CDS encoding cytochrome c, which produces MKKLIFALTLGAASVSAWAQDNSGADLIKRGEYLARAGDCVACHTSMGGTEFAGGLGMKTPIGTIYSTNITPDKETGIGDYSFEDFDNAVRRGVAKNGQTLYPAMPYPSYAVVKEDDMRALYAYFMHGVAPVKQANRDSDIPWPLSMRWPLRFWRGIFAPEVKDFTPAKGEDPVLARGRYLVEGLGHCGACHTPRSLTMQEKALNDQEGSSYLSGSNAPIDGWVATNLRGDNKDGLARWSEQELVEFLRTGRNDHTAVFGGMTSVVEHSLQYLSADDATAIARYLKSLQPQDPHQPPFKEDETVAQQLFHGDDSKPGAAIYVDNCGACHRTDGRGYVRAFPELRGNPVVMSDDATSLIHVVLTGSVLPGVQGAPSSLTMPGFGWRLNDQQVADVVNFIRSSWGNHAPAISASDVASVRKDKDVITDPIMLGSPSIEKLHAE; this is translated from the coding sequence ATGAAAAAGTTAATCTTTGCACTGACCCTCGGCGCGGCCAGCGTCAGCGCCTGGGCGCAGGACAACAGCGGCGCGGATCTGATCAAGCGCGGCGAGTATCTGGCGCGCGCCGGTGACTGCGTGGCCTGCCACACCAGCATGGGCGGCACCGAGTTCGCGGGCGGGCTGGGGATGAAGACGCCAATCGGCACCATCTACAGCACCAACATCACGCCGGACAAAGAGACCGGCATCGGCGACTACAGCTTCGAGGATTTCGACAACGCGGTGCGCCGTGGGGTCGCCAAGAATGGCCAGACGCTCTACCCGGCGATGCCCTACCCCTCTTACGCGGTGGTGAAAGAGGATGACATGCGCGCGCTCTATGCCTACTTCATGCATGGCGTGGCACCGGTGAAGCAGGCCAACCGCGACAGCGACATCCCGTGGCCGCTCTCCATGCGCTGGCCGCTGCGCTTCTGGCGCGGCATCTTCGCCCCAGAGGTGAAAGACTTCACGCCAGCCAAGGGCGAGGATCCGGTACTGGCGCGCGGTCGCTATCTGGTGGAGGGACTGGGCCACTGTGGCGCCTGCCACACCCCGCGTAGCCTGACGATGCAGGAGAAGGCGCTGAATGATCAGGAGGGCAGCAGCTACCTCTCCGGCAGCAACGCGCCGATTGATGGCTGGGTCGCCACCAACCTGCGCGGCGATAACAAGGATGGGCTGGCTCGCTGGAGCGAGCAAGAGCTGGTGGAGTTCCTGCGCACCGGCCGCAATGACCATACCGCCGTGTTTGGCGGCATGACCAGCGTGGTGGAGCACAGCCTGCAATACCTGAGCGCCGATGACGCCACCGCCATCGCCCGCTACCTGAAGTCGCTGCAACCGCAAGACCCGCACCAGCCGCCGTTCAAAGAGGACGAGACGGTGGCGCAGCAGCTGTTCCACGGTGACGACAGCAAGCCGGGCGCGGCGATCTATGTCGATAACTGCGGCGCGTGCCACCGCACCGATGGGCGCGGCTACGTGCGCGCCTTCCCGGAGCTGCGCGGCAACCCGGTGGTGATGTCTGATGACGCCACCTCGCTGATCCACGTGGTGCTGACCGGCTCGGTACTGCCGGGTGTTCAGGGCGCGCCATCCAGCCTCACCATGCCGGGCTTCGGCTGGCGGCTGAATGACCAGCAGGTCGCGGACGTGGTCAACTTCATCCGCTCCAGCTGGGGCAACCACGCGCCAGCCATCTCGGCCTCGGACGTCGCCAGCGTGCGCAAGGACAAGGATGTGATCACCGATCCCATCATGCTCGGCAGCCCCTCGATTGAGAAGCTGCACGCGGAATAA
- a CDS encoding pyridoxamine 5'-phosphate oxidase family protein — protein MSQKTLSELSKLIKDIDYAMMCTYSEGGAIASRPMSNNRNVEYNGDAYFFTTEDNQTVADIDRNTATTLNYVTAKSSDKPSLFIAIEGTSELIRDKETLKEYWTPDVEKWFPEGIDTPDLLLIKVSAQRLTYWDDQNNHQEITL, from the coding sequence ATGAGCCAGAAGACGCTGTCCGAACTGTCCAAACTGATCAAAGACATCGACTACGCCATGATGTGTACCTACAGCGAAGGTGGCGCCATCGCCAGCCGTCCAATGAGCAATAACCGCAACGTGGAGTACAACGGTGACGCCTACTTCTTTACCACCGAAGACAACCAGACCGTGGCGGACATTGATCGCAACACGGCCACCACGCTGAACTACGTCACCGCCAAGTCCTCCGACAAACCGAGCCTGTTTATCGCCATCGAAGGCACCTCGGAGCTGATCCGCGACAAAGAGACGCTGAAAGAGTACTGGACGCCGGACGTGGAGAAGTGGTTCCCAGAGGGCATCGACACCCCTGACCTGCTGCTGATCAAGGTCAGCGCCCAGCGCCTGACCTACTGGGACGACCAGAACAACCATCAGGAAATTACGCTGTAA
- a CDS encoding manganese catalase family protein — MFKHVKSLQYTVRVSEPNPGLANLMLEQFGGPQGELAAACRYFTQGLGDDDPGRKDLLLDIATEELSHLEIIGTIVAMLNKGAKGELSEGTQKEADLYRSLTGNGNDSHITGVLYGGGPPLTNSAGVPWTAAYIDTIGEPTADLRSNIAAEARAKIVYERLINLTDDVGVRDALTFLMTREVAHQLSFEKALYAIRNNFPPGKLPPVPAFANIYYNMSGEGEVRGSWNSDENFQYVADPQPAVDGGDGLAVLTIPESQKVDYQVMAQRTQSDPNINPATGAELGSTPLEDKDLGSKGQP, encoded by the coding sequence ATGTTTAAACATGTCAAATCACTGCAATACACTGTCCGGGTCTCTGAACCCAACCCTGGTCTGGCTAACCTGATGCTGGAGCAGTTTGGCGGGCCACAGGGCGAACTGGCGGCGGCCTGCCGCTACTTCACCCAAGGGCTGGGCGATGACGATCCGGGGCGCAAGGATCTGCTGCTGGATATTGCCACCGAGGAGCTAAGCCATTTGGAGATCATTGGCACCATCGTGGCGATGCTGAACAAGGGCGCGAAGGGCGAGCTGTCGGAAGGGACGCAGAAAGAGGCCGATCTCTATCGCTCGCTGACCGGCAACGGCAATGACAGCCACATCACCGGCGTACTGTATGGCGGCGGGCCGCCGCTGACCAACTCCGCTGGCGTACCTTGGACGGCCGCCTACATTGATACCATCGGCGAGCCGACAGCCGACCTGCGCTCGAATATTGCTGCCGAAGCCAGGGCAAAAATCGTCTATGAACGCCTGATCAACCTGACGGATGATGTCGGCGTGCGTGACGCACTGACCTTCCTGATGACCCGTGAAGTGGCGCACCAGCTCTCCTTTGAGAAGGCGCTCTACGCCATCCGCAACAACTTCCCGCCGGGCAAACTGCCGCCGGTGCCCGCCTTTGCCAACATCTACTACAACATGTCGGGTGAGGGCGAGGTGCGGGGGAGCTGGAACTCGGATGAGAACTTCCAGTATGTGGCCGACCCGCAGCCCGCGGTGGATGGCGGCGACGGGCTGGCGGTACTGACCATCCCGGAGTCGCAAAAAGTGGACTATCAGGTGATGGCGCAGCGCACCCAGTCTGACCCGAACATCAACCCCGCCACCGGCGCGGAGCTTGGCTCCACCCCGTTGGAGGATAAGGATCTGGGGAGCAAGGGCCAGCCATAA
- a CDS encoding GMC family oxidoreductase, whose protein sequence is MANVMKKVDAVIVGFGWTGAIMAKELTEAGLNVVALERGPHRDTYPDGAYPQVIDELTYNIRRKLFQDLSKSTVTIRHNSSQTAQPYRQLAAFLPGTGTGGAGLHWSGVHFRIDPMELRMRSHYEERYGKKFIPEGMTIQDFGVTYDELEPFFDKAEKVFGTSGSAWSVKGQVIGQGKGGNPFAPDRSDNFPLPAQKRTYSAQLFAAAAESVGYHPYDLPSANTSAPYTNPYGAQMGPCNFCGYCSGYACYMYSKASPNVNIWPALRQEKKFELRDNAHVLRVNLTDDKRRATGVTYVDAQGRQIEQPADIVILGAFQFHNVHLMLLSGIGKPYDPVTNEGVVGRNFAYQNISTIKAFFDKDVHTNNFIGAGGAGVGVDDFNADNFDHAKYGFVGGSPFWVNQAGAKPISGLPTRPGTPTWGSKWKAEVADVYTHNVSMDAHGAHQSYRSNYLDLDPNYKNVYGQPLLRMTFDWQDNDVKMSQFMHDRMHKIAEAMNPTVITGAPKKPGQHFDTTVYQTTHMNGGAIMGEDPKTSAVNRYLQSWDVHNVFAPGASAFPQGLGYNPTGTVAALTYWAARAIREQYLKNPGPLVQA, encoded by the coding sequence ATGGCCAATGTAATGAAGAAAGTGGATGCGGTCATCGTCGGTTTCGGCTGGACCGGGGCGATCATGGCGAAAGAGCTGACCGAGGCTGGCCTGAATGTGGTGGCGCTGGAGCGCGGCCCGCACCGTGACACCTACCCGGATGGCGCCTACCCGCAGGTGATTGATGAGCTGACCTACAATATCCGCCGCAAGCTGTTCCAGGATCTCTCCAAGAGCACCGTCACCATCCGCCACAATAGCTCGCAGACCGCCCAACCCTACCGCCAGCTTGCTGCGTTCCTGCCTGGAACCGGTACCGGCGGCGCGGGCCTGCACTGGTCTGGCGTGCACTTCCGTATCGACCCGATGGAACTGCGGATGCGCAGCCACTATGAGGAGCGCTACGGCAAGAAATTCATCCCGGAAGGCATGACCATTCAGGACTTCGGCGTCACCTATGATGAGCTGGAGCCGTTCTTTGACAAGGCGGAGAAGGTGTTTGGCACCTCTGGCAGTGCCTGGAGCGTCAAGGGACAGGTGATCGGTCAGGGCAAGGGCGGCAACCCGTTTGCGCCAGATCGTTCAGACAACTTCCCGCTGCCCGCGCAGAAGCGCACCTACTCCGCCCAGCTGTTTGCAGCGGCGGCCGAGTCAGTGGGCTACCACCCGTATGACCTGCCTTCAGCCAACACCTCCGCGCCCTATACCAACCCGTATGGCGCGCAGATGGGCCCGTGCAACTTCTGCGGCTACTGCAGCGGCTATGCCTGCTACATGTACTCCAAGGCGTCGCCGAACGTGAACATCTGGCCAGCGCTGCGTCAGGAGAAGAAGTTCGAACTGCGCGACAATGCCCACGTGCTGCGCGTCAACCTGACCGACGACAAGCGCCGCGCCACCGGCGTGACCTATGTCGATGCGCAGGGCCGCCAGATTGAGCAGCCAGCGGACATCGTGATCCTCGGCGCGTTCCAGTTCCACAACGTGCACCTGATGCTGCTCTCCGGCATCGGCAAGCCGTATGACCCGGTGACCAACGAGGGTGTGGTCGGGCGTAACTTCGCCTACCAGAACATCTCCACCATCAAGGCGTTCTTCGACAAGGACGTGCACACCAACAACTTCATCGGCGCGGGCGGCGCGGGTGTCGGCGTGGATGACTTCAACGCCGATAACTTCGACCACGCCAAGTATGGCTTCGTCGGTGGCTCGCCGTTCTGGGTCAACCAAGCGGGTGCCAAGCCGATCTCCGGCCTGCCGACCCGTCCGGGCACCCCGACTTGGGGCAGCAAGTGGAAAGCCGAAGTGGCGGATGTCTACACCCACAACGTCTCGATGGATGCCCACGGCGCGCACCAGTCCTACCGCTCCAACTATCTGGATCTGGACCCGAACTACAAGAACGTCTACGGCCAGCCGCTGCTGCGCATGACCTTCGACTGGCAGGACAACGACGTCAAAATGTCGCAGTTCATGCATGACCGGATGCACAAGATTGCCGAGGCGATGAACCCGACGGTCATCACCGGTGCACCGAAAAAGCCGGGCCAGCACTTCGATACCACCGTCTACCAGACCACCCACATGAACGGTGGCGCGATCATGGGCGAAGATCCGAAGACCAGCGCAGTGAACCGCTACCTGCAAAGCTGGGATGTGCACAACGTCTTTGCACCGGGCGCATCCGCCTTCCCGCAGGGGTTGGGCTACAACCCAACCGGCACCGTCGCGGCCCTGACCTACTGGGCAGCACGCGCCATCCGCGAGCAGTACCTGAAAAACCCAGGCCCGTTGGTGCAGGCATAA
- the proP gene encoding glycine betaine/L-proline transporter ProP: MKLRKKQVKPIGLKDVTIIDDAKLRKAITAASLGNAMEWFDFGVYGFVAYALGQVFFPDANPSVQMIAALATFSVPFLIRPLGGMFFGTLGDKYGRQKILSITIIIMSVSTFCIGLIPSYASIGIWAPILLLLAKMAQGFSVGGEYTGASIFVAEYSPDRRRGFMGSWLDFGSIAGFVTGAGIVVLISAIVGEANFLEWGWRLPFFLALPLGIIGLYLRNALEETPAFQQHVDKLEQGDREGLRDGPKVSFKEIATRHWKSLLTCIGLVISTNVTYYMLLTYMPSYLSHNLHYSEDHGVLIIIAVMIGMLFVQPVMGLLSDRFGRRPFVIIGSIALLVLAVPCFMLINSQVTGLIFAGLLLLAVVLNAFTGVMASTLPAMFPTHIRYSALASAFNISVLIAGLTPTIAAWLVESSGDLYMPGYYLMVVALVGLATGIFMKETANKPLRGATPAASDLAEAKEILREHHDNIEQKIEDINTQIAELETKRASLIQQHPRINE, encoded by the coding sequence ATGAAACTTAGAAAAAAACAGGTGAAGCCCATCGGCTTAAAAGACGTAACCATCATCGATGATGCCAAGTTGCGTAAAGCCATTACCGCTGCCTCTCTGGGCAACGCAATGGAGTGGTTTGATTTTGGGGTCTACGGCTTCGTGGCCTACGCGCTCGGGCAGGTCTTCTTCCCGGATGCCAACCCCAGCGTACAGATGATCGCCGCGCTGGCGACCTTCTCGGTGCCGTTCCTGATCCGCCCGCTGGGTGGGATGTTCTTCGGCACCCTCGGCGACAAGTATGGCCGCCAAAAAATCCTCTCCATCACCATCATCATTATGTCCGTCAGTACCTTCTGTATCGGGTTGATCCCCTCCTATGCCTCCATCGGCATCTGGGCGCCGATCCTGCTGTTACTGGCGAAAATGGCACAGGGCTTCTCCGTCGGCGGTGAGTACACCGGCGCGTCAATCTTTGTCGCCGAATACTCCCCTGACCGCCGCCGTGGCTTTATGGGTAGCTGGCTCGACTTCGGCTCCATCGCTGGCTTCGTGACCGGTGCCGGTATCGTGGTGCTGATCTCCGCCATCGTCGGCGAGGCCAACTTCCTCGAATGGGGCTGGCGCCTGCCGTTCTTCCTGGCACTGCCGCTGGGCATCATCGGCCTCTACCTGCGTAACGCGCTGGAAGAGACCCCGGCCTTCCAGCAGCACGTTGACAAGCTGGAACAGGGCGACCGCGAAGGCCTGCGTGATGGCCCGAAAGTGTCGTTCAAAGAGATTGCCACCCGCCACTGGAAAAGCCTGCTGACCTGTATCGGTCTGGTGATCTCCACCAACGTCACCTACTACATGCTGCTCACCTACATGCCGAGCTACCTGTCGCATAACCTGCACTACTCGGAAGACCACGGTGTACTGATTATCATCGCGGTGATGATCGGGATGCTGTTTGTGCAGCCGGTGATGGGCCTGCTGAGTGACCGCTTTGGCCGCCGCCCGTTCGTGATTATCGGCAGCATCGCGCTGCTGGTGCTGGCAGTGCCTTGCTTCATGCTGATTAACAGCCAAGTGACCGGGCTGATCTTCGCTGGCCTGCTGCTGCTGGCGGTCGTCCTTAACGCCTTCACCGGCGTAATGGCCTCCACCCTGCCAGCGATGTTCCCGACCCACATCCGCTACAGTGCGCTGGCCAGCGCCTTCAACATCTCGGTGCTGATTGCTGGCCTGACGCCGACCATCGCCGCCTGGCTGGTGGAGTCCTCGGGTGACCTCTATATGCCGGGTTACTACCTGATGGTGGTGGCGCTGGTGGGTCTGGCGACCGGTATCTTCATGAAAGAGACTGCCAACAAGCCCCTGCGCGGCGCGACCCCGGCGGCCTCCGACCTGGCGGAAGCCAAGGAGATCCTGCGTGAGCACCACGACAACATTGAGCAGAAGATCGAAGACATCAATACGCAGATCGCTGAGCTGGAGACCAAACGTGCCAGCCTGATCCAGCAACACCCGCGTATCAACGAATAA